The sequence below is a genomic window from Bacteroidales bacterium MB20-C3-3.
CGCAGGAGTGGAGGTACATGGATGAGGATGCGCTGATGAAGGAGATTGATGATATTATCAAGACAAAGAGGGCCAGTTCAATGATTATGTCGATGCTTCTGCTTGGCATAGCTCTGCTGGCAATTTTTGACACGCAGATACTCTCAATCTTCAGAAGACAGAAGGAGATAGGCACATACATTGCTTTGGGTATGACAAGGTTAAGGGTTGTGGGGATTTTTACGATTGAGGGTACTGTTCACTCAATTCTGGCTATCCTGCTGGGACTTTTATGGGGGATGCCGCTTCTGAAACTGATTCAGCATGTGGGGTTACCGATGCCTGCCGGTACGGACCAGGTGGGGCTTGCTATTGCCGATAAGATTGTGCCTGCCTACAGTGCGGGTATGATACTGGCATCTGTCCTCCTGGTTGTTGTCTCTTCATTTATTGTAAGTTATATACCTGCAAGAAAAATTGCCAAGATGAAACCTACTGAGGCTTTAAGGGGGAAATTGCTATGATAAAATTTTTACTTAAAGGCATTTTGAACGACAAAGGGAGGAGCCTGCTTCCAATAATTGTCGTGACACTCGGGAGTATGCTCACCATTTTTCTTCACAGCTGGCTTACCGGAGTTATGGGAGAATCTATTGAGCTGAGCTCAAACTATAACACAGGTGATGTACGTGTGATGACCAGGGCTTATGCTGCTGACAAGGAACAATTCCCTAATGATCTTGCAATTCTGGACTCGCCCGTGCTTGTTGAGGAGCTTAAAAAGCTTGAGCCCTCTGTTGAGTGGGCAGAGAGGATTAGGTTTGGGGCTTTGGCCGATTTTCCTGACTCTCTGGGTGAGACGAGAGGGCAGGGGGCTGTTGTTGGATGGGCAGTAGATCTTCTTGGCGAAGGGTCAAAAGAGCCTCAGAGATTTAACCTGCAGGAGTCTCTTGAGAGGGGACGTTTACCTGAAAAGGGAGGAGAGTGCCTGCTTTCAGAGGATCTTGCTGCAAGATACGGTGTCTCTCCGGGAGAGCAGTTTACACTATTTGGAACAACAATGGAGGGTGGATTCTCCTTTACAAATTTCATTGTCTCAGGAACAATAAGGTTTGGTTCACCGGCGCTGGACAGAGGGGCGGTTATTGCAGATATTGAAGATATAAGAGCCGCATTTGATATGGAGGGGGCATCGGGAGAGATACTCGGCTTTCTGCCGTATGACTATTTTAATGAGGAGGAGGCCGAGGCAGTTAAGGGCAGATTAAATGCCGAATGGGCCTCAGATGAGGATGAGTTTGCACCTGTTGCTCAATCTTTGAGAGATGTTCCCGGGATGGCCGATTTTCTTGCATACAGCAACTATATAGGTACTATAATGATATTCCTGTTTGTCTCTGCAATGGCAATTGTTTTGTGGAATGCAGGGCTGCTCGGGGGGCTCAGAAGATACACCGAGTTTGGGGTGAGAATCGCTCTTGGTGAGGATAAGGGGCATATATACAGATCTCTTTTGTGGGAGGCACTTATGACCGGAGTGATAGGCTCGGTAATAGGGACGGCACTGGGAGTAACTGTGGTTTATGCTTTGAACTCACATGGAATAGACATCTCCGGAATGATGAAAAATGCCACTATGCTAATGCCTTCTGTTATGAGGCCCGCCGTTACTCCTGTAATGTGGTATATCGGCTTTATTCCCGGTGTCTTCTCAATGCTTCTTGGAAATGCGCTGGCCGGAATCGGGATATACAAAAGGGAGACCGCAAGGCTCTTTAATGAACTGGAAGTTTGATATATATAGAGATTTATCATGAAAATATTTACTTTCGCACTTTTAACCGCAATCCTGCTCCCGGGCTCGCTCCCGGCTTCCGCCCGGAGCTCGCAGCCCTATCAGTCCGGCGAAGCTATTCTCCGCAAAGTGGACCAGAACCTCTCATCAAAAAACAGAATCTTTGAATCCACAATGGTAATTCACGGCAGACGCTCAACAAGAAGCGTTACATCGCGCAGCTGGAGCGAAAGTGACAAAAAATCCTTCAGCGAATACCTCTCACCCGCCTCTGAAGCCGGCACAAAGATGCTAAAACTGGAGGGGCAGCTCTGGATATACACCCCGGCCGCAGACAGAACAATACAGATCTCCGGCCACATGTTAAGGCAATCCGTGATGGGCTCAGACCTCTCATACGAAGATATGATGGAGGACCGCAAGCTAACTGATATTTACGACAGCCGTATTACAGGCCGAGACACACTGCAGGGGAGAGATGTTATTCTTCTGGAGCTTACCGCCAGGGTTACCGATGTCGCCTACCACCGTCAGAAGATGTGGGTAGATGCCGAACGCTCTGTTCCCCTCCGTCAGGAGATGTACGCAAAGAGCGGCCAGCTGCTTAAGCGCATGGAACTTTCAGATGTAGAGCGCATCCAGGGCCGATGGTTCCCAAAAACCATGATCTACAAGGATATGCTCAAGGAGGGTAAGGGAACCGAGTTCAGGATCACAAAAATTCAGTTTGATGCTGTGATTCCGGACCATGTCTTCAGCAAAGCGTCGCTGCGGTAGAGTTTGCGACTGCCGAGGTTCCTTCGTGGCTCGGTTGACCGGGGAGGGATTACTTCATGCCTTTTTACTGGATTTGAGAATTTATGACTGATACTCTGTACCCGTATCGTTATAACACACAAATAATCTTCTAGTTGACACTTAATCCCGCGGATCATCCGCGGGATTAAGTGTTAACGCGCAGTCAAATAATAAGTTACAGCCACACGGGTCTGCCACTTTACCGCCTCCCGCCACATCATCCGCCAAGTTTAAAAGGTGCTTCGCAGTTTACACGGCCGGTTCCCGGCCGGTTATCTGCCATGTCCCTACCTGAATCAACCGAGACACGAAGGAACCTCCGCCGGAAGCAGCGAAGCGAATGAGGAGGAAAAGTTCTTGAGTGGCTGCGGGTGATTCAGGTAGGGATGAGGATCAGATCTTTGAGCGAAGGAACTTCCGCCACAGCGAACGCAGTGAGCGAGGAGGAAAAACTCCGGACCTGTAGCGTTTGGAACGATTATTGTTTTGATGTAGTTAAGTACCACTAAAAACAATTCGTTATGAAAAAATTAGTACTTATAGCTGTTTTATTTATTGGAGGGTTGATTGCCCCCAAGGCAGCAGAGGCACAAATTCAGGTAAGAGTTAACATTGGTGTTCAACCAATATGGGGTCCGGTGGGATTTGATTATGTGGAATACTATTATATTCCTGAGATTGATGTTTATTACCATGTTCCCTCAAGAGAGTTTATATATTACAAAAACGGAAGGTGGGTTGCAAGAAAAACACTGCCTTCAATGTACAGACATTTTGATTTCTACAGAGCGAGGGTTGTGGTGATTAACGAATACAGACCATTTCTGAGGCATCACGAAATTCAGAGAAGATATGCAAACTACAGAGAATTCAGACCATATGTTGTGATAAGGGATGCCAGAGATCCAAGATATTTTGCAAACAGAAACCATCCTGAGCACTACAGATGGCTAAAGGAGAGAGAGCGCAGGGATGACCGGTACAGGGACCGCGATCGTGATCGCAGGGATGATCGCAGGGATAATGACCGCAGAGGTGACAGAAAGGATAACAGGAAGGACAATCGCAAGGACAACAAAAACAACGACAAGAGAGATAACAGAGATAACAGAGATAACAGAGATAACAGAGATAACAGAAACGACAACAGAGATAACAACAGAAGCGGCGGAAGTATTTACAGAAGATAGTTCTCTCTGATTTAACAAAAAGAGGCTGACCTTAACGGTTAGCCTTCTTTTTCCCTTATACCTGTTCCCTTATACCTGTTCCCCCACTTCTGTTTAAATTTTCTCGTAGGTTTTAATATCTTTAAGATCAGAGAGCAGGTCGTCTATGTTTTTCCAG
It includes:
- a CDS encoding FtsX-like permease family protein produces the protein MIKFLLKGILNDKGRSLLPIIVVTLGSMLTIFLHSWLTGVMGESIELSSNYNTGDVRVMTRAYAADKEQFPNDLAILDSPVLVEELKKLEPSVEWAERIRFGALADFPDSLGETRGQGAVVGWAVDLLGEGSKEPQRFNLQESLERGRLPEKGGECLLSEDLAARYGVSPGEQFTLFGTTMEGGFSFTNFIVSGTIRFGSPALDRGAVIADIEDIRAAFDMEGASGEILGFLPYDYFNEEEAEAVKGRLNAEWASDEDEFAPVAQSLRDVPGMADFLAYSNYIGTIMIFLFVSAMAIVLWNAGLLGGLRRYTEFGVRIALGEDKGHIYRSLLWEALMTGVIGSVIGTALGVTVVYALNSHGIDISGMMKNATMLMPSVMRPAVTPVMWYIGFIPGVFSMLLGNALAGIGIYKRETARLFNELEV
- a CDS encoding outer membrane lipoprotein-sorting protein; translation: MKIFTFALLTAILLPGSLPASARSSQPYQSGEAILRKVDQNLSSKNRIFESTMVIHGRRSTRSVTSRSWSESDKKSFSEYLSPASEAGTKMLKLEGQLWIYTPAADRTIQISGHMLRQSVMGSDLSYEDMMEDRKLTDIYDSRITGRDTLQGRDVILLELTARVTDVAYHRQKMWVDAERSVPLRQEMYAKSGQLLKRMELSDVERIQGRWFPKTMIYKDMLKEGKGTEFRITKIQFDAVIPDHVFSKASLR